In Streptomyces qaidamensis, one DNA window encodes the following:
- a CDS encoding STAS domain-containing protein, whose amino-acid sequence MSAVTFFTNPTEPRDLPGRVHLTMPAEIDFCNAAELLPLVLSAAGARRDRLEVLVLDLSTTSFMDSQGVRLVNDVRRRLPPGAVLRLVARPEGITARVLELTGLRRDVPVYDDLAEALAS is encoded by the coding sequence GTGAGTGCCGTGACCTTCTTCACGAATCCCACAGAACCGCGCGACCTCCCCGGTCGCGTCCACCTCACGATGCCCGCCGAGATCGACTTCTGCAACGCGGCGGAGCTGCTGCCGCTCGTCCTGTCCGCGGCCGGGGCCCGGCGTGACCGGCTGGAGGTCCTCGTCCTCGACCTGAGCACGACCTCCTTCATGGACTCCCAGGGCGTCCGCCTCGTCAACGACGTGCGGCGCCGGCTGCCTCCCGGGGCCGTGCTGCGTCTGGTGGCCCGGCCCGAGGGGATCACCGCCCGCGTCCTGGAGCTGACCGGCCTGCGCCGGGACGTCCCCGTGTACGACGACCTCGCCGAAGCCCTGGCGTCGTAG
- a CDS encoding TetR/AcrR family transcriptional regulator, with protein MTKAARQDQPRSSVWLEGTAHRRRGGGQPSGLDRARIIEVTVRLLDAEGLAKFSMRRLAGELNVTAMSVYWYVDTKDDLLELALDEVMGGMRLPDPDAGEDWRDQVRALAREYRTLLVRHPWVSALVGVFLNIGPNSLAFSRVVQRVVRRTGLPAKRMTSTISAVFQFVYGYGTLEGHLASRATAGGMSVDEYFQQTLNAVTAAPQAADVLKESREIMAARGGDTVAEMLERDFEFALELLIAGIEAMVTREREAAAER; from the coding sequence ATGACGAAAGCCGCCCGGCAGGATCAGCCGCGGTCCAGCGTCTGGCTGGAGGGCACGGCGCACCGGCGGCGCGGTGGCGGGCAGCCCTCGGGACTGGACCGGGCGCGCATCATCGAGGTCACCGTGCGGCTGCTGGACGCCGAAGGACTGGCCAAATTCTCGATGCGGCGGCTGGCCGGTGAGCTGAACGTCACCGCGATGTCCGTCTACTGGTACGTCGACACCAAGGACGACCTGCTCGAACTGGCCCTGGACGAGGTCATGGGCGGGATGCGGCTGCCCGATCCGGACGCCGGCGAGGACTGGCGGGACCAGGTGCGGGCGCTCGCCCGGGAGTACCGGACGCTGCTCGTGCGGCACCCCTGGGTGTCCGCGCTGGTCGGGGTCTTCCTCAACATCGGCCCCAACAGCCTGGCGTTCTCCCGGGTGGTCCAGCGCGTCGTCCGCAGGACCGGCCTGCCCGCGAAACGCATGACGAGCACGATCTCGGCCGTCTTCCAGTTCGTCTACGGCTACGGCACCCTGGAGGGCCACCTCGCCTCCCGGGCCACGGCCGGCGGCATGAGCGTCGACGAGTACTTCCAGCAGACGCTGAACGCCGTGACCGCCGCCCCGCAGGCCGCCGACGTCCTGAAGGAGTCGCGGGAGATCATGGCGGCCCGCGGCGGCGACACGGTCGCCGAGATGCTGGAGCGCGACTTCGAATTCGCGCTGGAACTGCTGATCGCGGGCATCGAGGCGATGGTCACCCGCGAGCGGGAAGCCGCCGCGGAGCGCTGA
- a CDS encoding PPOX class F420-dependent oxidoreductase, translating to MAPNIATNTRVSLDELLDFVRPRHHAILLTRRTDGGPQGSPLTCGVDDSGRIVVSTYPERAKTRNAKRDPRVSLLVLSDDWNGPWVQIDGTAEVVDSPDSVEPLVEYYRNIAGEHPDWDEYRAAMLKQGKSIIRITPERWGPVATGGFPARLVEGE from the coding sequence ATGGCACCGAACATCGCGACGAACACCCGCGTCTCCCTGGACGAGTTGCTCGACTTCGTGCGCCCCCGGCACCACGCGATCCTGCTGACCCGCAGGACCGACGGTGGCCCCCAGGGCTCCCCGCTGACCTGCGGTGTCGACGACTCCGGCCGGATCGTGGTCTCCACCTACCCGGAGCGCGCCAAGACCCGCAACGCCAAGCGGGACCCCCGCGTGAGCCTGCTCGTGCTCAGCGACGACTGGAACGGCCCCTGGGTGCAGATCGACGGCACGGCCGAGGTCGTCGACTCCCCCGACTCCGTCGAACCGCTTGTCGAGTACTACCGGAACATCGCCGGGGAGCACCCGGACTGGGACGAGTACCGCGCGGCCATGCTCAAGCAGGGCAAGTCGATCATCCGGATCACGCCGGAGCGGTGGGGGCCGGTGGCGACCGGGGGGTTCCCGGCGCGGCTGGTCGAAGGGGAGTAG
- a CDS encoding GAF and ANTAR domain-containing protein — MSSEASDTLDQAMVRSSGLDTLLRDLTDRAVQEVPGAEACSITVRRGGRLLTLAGSDGMPSGLDLRQYENGSGPCVDAAETGEEQYAPDLAEESRWPSYTQYALSTGVRCVLAVPVAVEGESGAALNYYGVRAGALDTGQDAARAFAARAGDAIDVALRIERRRQSAADVRTALLSRSVIDQAVGILMARERIDARIALERLRRVSQDRNVKLRDLCGQLVARVSAPDSHRRK; from the coding sequence ATGAGCTCCGAAGCGTCCGACACGCTGGACCAGGCGATGGTGCGCAGCAGCGGTCTCGACACCCTGCTGCGCGATCTGACCGACCGCGCGGTGCAGGAGGTGCCCGGCGCGGAGGCGTGCAGCATCACCGTGCGCCGCGGGGGCCGGCTGCTCACCCTGGCCGGCAGTGACGGCATGCCCAGCGGCCTGGACCTGCGCCAGTACGAGAACGGCTCGGGGCCCTGCGTGGACGCGGCCGAGACCGGCGAGGAGCAGTACGCCCCGGATCTCGCCGAGGAGTCCCGCTGGCCGTCGTACACGCAGTACGCGCTCTCCACGGGCGTCCGCTGTGTGCTGGCGGTGCCGGTCGCCGTCGAGGGCGAGAGCGGCGCCGCGCTCAACTACTACGGGGTGCGGGCCGGGGCGCTGGACACGGGCCAGGACGCGGCCCGTGCCTTCGCGGCCCGGGCCGGGGACGCGATCGACGTGGCGCTGCGTATCGAACGCCGGCGCCAGTCGGCGGCCGATGTGCGCACCGCGCTGCTTTCCCGCAGTGTCATCGACCAGGCGGTCGGCATCCTGATGGCCCGGGAGCGGATCGACGCACGGATCGCGCTGGAGCGGCTGCGCCGGGTCTCGCAGGACCGGAACGTCAAGCTCCGGGACCTGTGCGGCCAGTTGGTGGCGCGGGTGTCCGCCCCGGACTCACACCGCCGGAAGTGA
- a CDS encoding GAF and ANTAR domain-containing protein: MPKRFVVAASEFPDLPRFPAGAELAEALTVASQQLHETLTPHSALRTAVRLAVHLMPGAEHAGISVIERGDKLRTLAWTDEVVRSAESRHTGREQHGLWDQLWNSPVARITDSEADDGWDVLAALGLRSALSLRLRADRRRLTVLTAYARKPGVFDEEATRVGRLFSAHVSIALDSATVREQLTEAMHTRDLIGQATGILMERQGIDASAAFESLVRASQRENVKLRDLARRIVGAHNTP; the protein is encoded by the coding sequence ATGCCGAAGAGGTTCGTGGTGGCTGCGTCCGAGTTTCCTGATTTGCCCCGTTTTCCGGCTGGCGCCGAGCTGGCCGAAGCCCTCACGGTGGCTTCTCAGCAGCTGCACGAAACCCTCACGCCGCACAGCGCCCTGCGCACGGCGGTCCGGCTGGCGGTCCATCTCATGCCGGGCGCCGAGCACGCCGGCATCTCCGTGATCGAGCGCGGCGACAAGCTCCGCACGCTCGCCTGGACCGACGAGGTCGTGCGCTCCGCCGAGTCCCGGCACACCGGCCGCGAACAGCACGGCCTGTGGGACCAGTTGTGGAACAGCCCGGTGGCGCGCATAACGGACAGCGAGGCGGACGACGGCTGGGACGTGCTCGCGGCGCTGGGGCTGCGCTCCGCGCTGTCGCTGCGGTTGCGCGCCGACCGTCGCCGGCTCACCGTCCTCACGGCGTACGCGCGCAAGCCGGGCGTCTTCGACGAGGAGGCCACGCGCGTCGGCCGGCTGTTCAGCGCGCACGTCAGCATCGCCCTGGACTCGGCGACCGTGCGCGAGCAGCTCACCGAGGCCATGCACACCAGGGACCTGATCGGCCAGGCCACCGGCATCCTCATGGAACGCCAGGGCATCGACGCGTCCGCGGCCTTCGAGAGCCTGGTGCGGGCCTCCCAGCGGGAGAACGTGAAACTGCGCGACCTCGCCCGCCGGATCGTCGGTGCGCACAACACCCCCTGA
- a CDS encoding sensor histidine kinase — MSGRRRPGTQQREGRRWAGKPRTLRTRLVVASVVLIAVVCAVIGTVTTLALKSHLYEQLDGQLGAAASRAAQSPPREPGTDGDAGPAGRKKESLTDFVTRGPQPGGTVVAKVEGGRITDSAYGVTDDNYQVSPRTLNSAQTAALASLPQSPGDPRTVGIPGLGEYRVMFKSGDKGSYYVAIPTADVDNTISTLILVELSVTGAGLAAAGLAGHVLVGVATRPLRRVAATAARVSELPLHTGEVNLSERVPDSETDPHTEVGRVGAALNRMLDHVHGALHARQQSETRVRQFVADASHELRTPLASIRGYAELTRRGREQVGPDTRHALGRIESEAGRMTLLVEDLLLLARLDAGRPLQFGQTDLVPLVVDTISDARAAGQDHNWRLDLPDDPALVSADAARLQQVLINLLGNARTHTPPGTTVTARVQRRGTWLCVDVEDNGQGIPAALLPHVFERFARGDSARSRATGSTGLGLAIVRAVTSAHGGAVTVDSVPGRTVFTVRLPALPLQPQPDMSRQQHSQARHSVTTSAQQGA; from the coding sequence ATGAGCGGCCGACGGCGGCCGGGTACGCAGCAGCGGGAGGGCAGGCGGTGGGCAGGCAAGCCGCGCACGCTGCGGACACGGCTCGTCGTCGCGTCCGTGGTGCTGATCGCGGTGGTGTGTGCGGTGATCGGGACCGTGACGACACTCGCTCTGAAGTCCCACCTCTACGAGCAGCTGGACGGGCAGCTCGGCGCGGCCGCGTCCAGGGCCGCGCAGAGCCCGCCCAGGGAACCGGGCACGGACGGGGACGCCGGGCCCGCCGGGCGGAAGAAGGAGAGCCTCACCGACTTCGTCACGCGGGGGCCCCAGCCGGGCGGTACGGTCGTCGCCAAGGTCGAGGGCGGCCGGATCACGGACTCCGCGTACGGCGTGACCGACGACAACTACCAGGTGAGCCCCCGGACGCTGAACTCCGCCCAGACCGCCGCGCTCGCCTCGCTGCCGCAGTCCCCCGGAGATCCGAGAACCGTCGGCATCCCGGGCCTCGGCGAGTACCGGGTCATGTTCAAGAGCGGCGACAAGGGCAGCTACTACGTCGCCATCCCGACCGCCGACGTCGACAACACCATCAGCACCCTCATCCTCGTGGAGCTCAGCGTCACGGGTGCCGGTCTCGCCGCCGCCGGTCTCGCCGGTCACGTACTGGTCGGCGTGGCCACCCGCCCCCTGCGCCGCGTCGCCGCCACCGCCGCCCGCGTCTCCGAACTGCCCCTGCACACCGGCGAGGTGAACCTCAGCGAGCGGGTCCCCGACTCCGAGACCGACCCGCACACCGAGGTCGGCCGGGTCGGCGCCGCCCTCAACCGGATGCTGGACCACGTCCACGGGGCGCTGCACGCACGGCAGCAGAGCGAGACGCGCGTCAGGCAGTTCGTCGCCGACGCCAGTCACGAACTCAGAACACCTCTTGCCTCCATCCGCGGCTACGCCGAACTCACCCGACGCGGCAGGGAGCAGGTCGGGCCCGACACCCGGCACGCGCTGGGCCGGATCGAGTCCGAGGCCGGCCGGATGACCCTCCTCGTGGAGGATCTGCTGCTGCTCGCCCGGCTCGACGCGGGACGGCCGCTCCAGTTCGGGCAGACCGACCTCGTCCCGCTCGTCGTGGACACCATCAGCGACGCCCGGGCGGCCGGCCAGGACCACAACTGGCGTCTCGACCTGCCCGACGACCCCGCGCTCGTGTCGGCGGACGCGGCCCGGCTGCAACAGGTGCTGATCAACCTGCTCGGCAACGCCCGCACCCACACACCGCCCGGCACGACCGTCACCGCCCGCGTCCAGCGGCGCGGGACCTGGCTGTGTGTGGACGTCGAGGACAACGGGCAGGGGATCCCGGCCGCGTTGCTCCCGCACGTCTTCGAGCGGTTCGCGCGGGGTGACTCCGCCCGCTCCCGGGCCACCGGCTCGACCGGTCTGGGCCTCGCCATCGTGCGGGCCGTCACGAGCGCGCACGGCGGTGCCGTGACCGTCGACAGCGTGCCCGGGCGGACCGTGTTCACGGTGCGCCTGCCCGCGCTGCCCCTCCAGCCGCAGCCGGACATGAGCCGGCAGCAGCACTCACAGGCACGCCACAGCGTCACCACATCGGCACAACAGGGCGCCTGA
- a CDS encoding glycosyltransferase family 39 protein, translating to MTVHHDQETTGRGTSPGTWTRPPDAEPSLDAAPAPRAGDPGRTFPQRLWRGRPEDPRWARPAFLALLLATAVLYLCNLSASGYANSFYSAAVQAGSQSWKAFFFGSLDAANAITVDKPPAALWPMALSVRLFGLSSWAILAPEVLMGVGTVAVVYAAVRRRFSPAAGLIAGAVLALTPVAALMFRFNNPDAMLALLMAAACWFVIRALEDGRTKWLVWAGAAIGFAFLAKTLQAFLVLPSLALVYGVCAPVPVKKRIGQLAAGLAAIVVSGGWWVAIVELWPASSRPYVGGSQNNSFLELTFGYNGLGRLNGDETGSVGGGGGGGNGGGNWGETGWDRMFSSAIGGQISWLIPAALILLVAGLVATLPHSRLRWSGGAPMARRTSATRGAFLVWGGALLTTMLVFSYMQGIFHEYYTVALAPYIAPLIGMGAALLWEKRDKAWASLTLAAAMTATAAWGYVLLNRSSDYLPWLKWLVLVGGLTAALGLVFAGRLGRRPALGAAGLGLVAALAGPAAYTLTTVNEGHTGSIVTAGPAVAGGRGGPGGGGGPGGGGFPGGGGQNQQNGNGNARGGQGNGFPGGDGFPGGVGQNQQGQGQGQNQENGDGGRTGGMGGGGGVGGLLNGADVSAEAKKLLETDAGRYTWAAAAIGAQNAASYQLSTGDPVMAIGGFNGTDPSPTLAQFKKYVADGKIHYFIASGGTGGGMGGSSDGTSSRITSWVEATFKKVTVGSATFYDLTQKASG from the coding sequence ATGACCGTCCACCACGACCAGGAGACCACCGGCAGAGGCACGAGCCCCGGCACGTGGACGCGGCCCCCGGACGCCGAGCCGTCTCTGGATGCCGCGCCGGCTCCGCGCGCCGGTGACCCCGGCCGGACCTTCCCGCAGCGGCTGTGGCGCGGCCGGCCCGAGGACCCCCGCTGGGCCCGCCCGGCCTTCCTCGCCCTGCTGCTGGCGACGGCCGTCCTCTACCTGTGCAACCTGAGCGCCTCCGGCTACGCCAACTCCTTCTATTCCGCGGCCGTTCAGGCGGGCAGCCAGTCCTGGAAGGCGTTCTTCTTCGGCTCGCTGGACGCGGCGAACGCCATCACCGTCGACAAGCCCCCGGCCGCGCTGTGGCCGATGGCCCTCTCCGTGCGGCTCTTCGGCCTCAGTTCCTGGGCGATCCTCGCGCCCGAGGTCCTCATGGGGGTCGGCACGGTGGCCGTCGTGTACGCGGCCGTGCGCCGCCGGTTCAGCCCCGCGGCCGGTCTGATCGCGGGCGCCGTGCTGGCGCTCACCCCCGTCGCGGCGCTGATGTTCCGCTTCAACAACCCCGACGCGATGCTGGCGCTGCTGATGGCGGCGGCCTGCTGGTTCGTCATCCGCGCCCTGGAGGACGGCCGTACGAAGTGGTTGGTGTGGGCCGGTGCCGCGATCGGCTTCGCCTTCCTCGCCAAGACCCTCCAGGCCTTCCTGGTCCTGCCGTCGCTCGCTCTGGTGTACGGCGTCTGCGCCCCCGTGCCGGTGAAGAAGCGGATCGGCCAGCTCGCCGCGGGGCTCGCCGCGATCGTCGTCTCCGGCGGCTGGTGGGTCGCGATCGTCGAACTCTGGCCCGCGTCATCCCGCCCGTACGTCGGCGGCTCGCAGAACAACAGCTTCCTCGAACTGACCTTCGGGTACAACGGCCTGGGCCGCCTCAACGGCGACGAGACCGGCAGTGTCGGAGGCGGTGGTGGCGGCGGGAACGGCGGCGGCAACTGGGGCGAGACCGGCTGGGACCGGATGTTCAGCTCCGCCATCGGCGGCCAGATCTCCTGGCTGATCCCGGCCGCGCTGATCCTGCTCGTCGCGGGCCTGGTCGCTACGCTCCCCCACTCTCGACTTCGCTGGAGCGGGGGGGCCCCCATGGCCCGCCGGACCTCGGCGACCCGCGGCGCGTTCCTGGTGTGGGGCGGCGCGCTGCTCACGACCATGCTCGTCTTCAGCTACATGCAGGGCATCTTCCACGAGTACTACACGGTCGCCCTCGCCCCCTACATCGCCCCGCTGATCGGTATGGGCGCGGCCCTGCTCTGGGAGAAGCGGGACAAGGCGTGGGCGTCGCTGACCCTGGCCGCCGCGATGACGGCGACCGCAGCTTGGGGATACGTCCTGCTCAACCGCTCCTCCGACTACCTGCCCTGGCTCAAGTGGCTCGTCCTGGTCGGCGGTCTGACGGCGGCCCTCGGCCTGGTCTTCGCCGGCCGGCTGGGACGCCGGCCGGCCCTGGGAGCGGCCGGGCTCGGCCTCGTCGCCGCGCTGGCCGGTCCGGCGGCGTACACCCTCACCACGGTGAACGAGGGGCACACCGGCTCGATCGTCACGGCGGGCCCGGCGGTCGCGGGCGGCCGCGGCGGACCGGGCGGTGGCGGCGGCCCCGGCGGAGGCGGCTTCCCGGGCGGAGGCGGCCAGAACCAGCAGAACGGCAACGGCAACGCCCGGGGCGGGCAGGGCAACGGATTCCCCGGCGGGGACGGCTTCCCGGGCGGAGTCGGCCAGAACCAGCAGGGGCAGGGCCAGGGCCAGAACCAGGAAAACGGCGACGGCGGTCGTACGGGCGGCATGGGCGGAGGCGGCGGCGTCGGCGGCCTGCTCAACGGCGCCGACGTCAGCGCCGAGGCCAAGAAGCTGCTGGAGACCGACGCCGGCCGGTACACCTGGGCCGCGGCGGCCATCGGTGCCCAGAACGCGGCGAGTTACCAGCTGTCCACCGGCGACCCGGTGATGGCGATCGGCGGCTTCAACGGCACGGACCCGTCCCCGACCCTGGCCCAGTTCAAGAAGTACGTGGCGGACGGAAAGATCCACTACTTCATCGCCTCGGGCGGCACGGGCGGCGGCATGGGCGGCAGCAGCGACGGCACCTCTTCCCGGATCACCTCCTGGGTCGAGGCCACCTTCAAGAAGGTCACGGTCGGTTCGGCCACGTTCTACGACCTCACCCAGAAGGCGAGCGGCTGA
- a CDS encoding MFS transporter codes for MTTSPQETAPPQTAHGSHPQRWLILGVVCLAQLTVLLDNTILNVAIPSLTREMDATTADVQWMMNAYALVQSGLLLTAGNAADRYGRKLLLMSGLAVFGLGSLAAGLSQSPGQLIAARAGMGIGGALLMTTILAVVVQIFDDQERVKAIALWSTVSSLGFAAGPLIGGVMLNHFWWGAIFLINIPVALLGLVAVAALVPESKHKAGDRPDLLGAVLSTIGMTAVVYAIITGPEHGWTSAQVLVSALIGVVVLGLFVLWELRTEHPMLDMHFFRNQKFVGAVAGAILVAFGMTGSLFLLTQHLQFVLGYEPLDAGLRTAPLALTVVALNFTGAGAKLVLKAGTPAAIALGMTLVSAGLAAIALLGGHGYEGMLLGLVVMGAGVALSMPAMANAIMGAIPPEKAGVGAGINGTLAEFGNGLGVAVLGAVLNSRFASLVAVSAASLPAALTAADSAEEKARISDAFASGLETSQLVGAVAVLAGGLVAAALLRRAERAESA; via the coding sequence ATGACGACGTCCCCCCAGGAAACGGCCCCGCCGCAGACGGCCCACGGAAGCCACCCGCAACGCTGGCTGATCCTCGGTGTCGTCTGCCTCGCGCAGCTCACCGTGCTGCTCGACAACACGATCCTGAACGTGGCCATCCCCTCGCTCACCCGCGAGATGGACGCGACGACCGCCGACGTCCAGTGGATGATGAACGCCTACGCACTGGTGCAGTCGGGCCTGCTGCTCACCGCGGGCAACGCCGCCGACCGCTACGGCCGCAAGCTGCTGCTGATGTCGGGCCTGGCGGTCTTCGGCCTGGGCTCGCTGGCGGCCGGGCTCTCCCAGAGTCCGGGCCAGCTGATCGCGGCCCGCGCGGGCATGGGCATCGGCGGCGCGCTGCTGATGACCACGATCCTCGCCGTCGTCGTACAGATCTTCGACGACCAGGAGCGGGTGAAGGCCATCGCGCTGTGGTCGACGGTCAGTTCGCTCGGCTTCGCGGCCGGACCGCTGATCGGCGGCGTGATGCTGAACCACTTCTGGTGGGGCGCGATCTTCCTGATCAACATCCCGGTCGCGCTGCTCGGCCTGGTCGCGGTCGCCGCGCTGGTGCCGGAGTCCAAGCACAAGGCCGGTGACCGGCCCGACCTGCTCGGCGCGGTGCTCTCGACCATCGGCATGACGGCCGTGGTGTACGCGATCATCACCGGGCCCGAGCACGGCTGGACCTCCGCGCAGGTGCTGGTCTCGGCGCTGATCGGCGTGGTCGTGCTCGGCCTGTTCGTGCTGTGGGAGCTGCGCACCGAGCACCCGATGCTCGACATGCACTTCTTCCGCAACCAGAAATTCGTGGGCGCGGTCGCGGGCGCGATCCTCGTGGCGTTCGGCATGACGGGGTCACTGTTCCTGCTCACCCAGCACCTGCAGTTCGTCCTCGGCTACGAGCCGCTGGACGCGGGGCTGCGGACGGCGCCGCTGGCGCTGACCGTCGTCGCGCTCAACTTCACGGGGGCCGGGGCGAAGCTGGTCCTCAAGGCGGGCACCCCGGCGGCGATCGCGCTCGGCATGACCCTGGTGTCCGCCGGGCTCGCGGCGATCGCGCTGCTCGGAGGGCACGGGTACGAGGGCATGCTGCTCGGACTGGTCGTGATGGGGGCGGGTGTGGCGCTGTCCATGCCGGCGATGGCCAACGCGATCATGGGCGCGATACCGCCCGAGAAGGCGGGGGTCGGAGCGGGGATCAACGGGACGCTCGCGGAGTTCGGCAACGGACTGGGCGTCGCCGTCCTCGGCGCCGTGCTCAACTCCCGGTTCGCCTCGCTGGTCGCCGTGTCCGCCGCATCGTTGCCGGCGGCGCTGACCGCGGCCGACTCGGCCGAGGAGAAGGCCAGGATCTCCGACGCGTTCGCCTCAGGGCTGGAGACCAGTCAGCTGGTGGGTGCGGTTGCCGTGCTGGCGGGCGGGCTGGTCGCGGCGGCGTTGCTTCGGCGTGCTGAGCGGGCAGAGTCCGCCTAG
- a CDS encoding response regulator transcription factor, with amino-acid sequence MTTTSPQGRTELLRPDGSPVRVLVVDDEMSISELLSMALRYEGWQIRSAGDGTGALQAARDFRPDAVVLDMMLPDMDGLAVLGRLRRELPDVPVLFLTAKDALEDRIAGLTAGGDDYVTKPFSLEEVVARLRGLIRRSGAADRRSESVLVVGDLTLDEDSHEVTRAGDGIHLTATEFELLRFLMRNPRRVLSKAQILDRVWSYDFGGQANVVELYISYLRRKIDAGREPMIHTRRGAGYLIKPAAS; translated from the coding sequence ATGACCACGACCTCGCCCCAGGGGCGCACCGAACTGCTCAGGCCGGACGGGAGCCCCGTCCGCGTGCTGGTGGTCGACGACGAGATGTCGATCAGCGAGCTGCTGTCCATGGCACTGCGCTACGAGGGATGGCAGATCAGGAGTGCCGGTGACGGCACGGGCGCGCTACAGGCCGCCCGCGACTTCCGGCCCGACGCCGTCGTCCTCGACATGATGCTGCCCGACATGGACGGGCTGGCCGTGCTCGGGCGGTTGCGCCGGGAGCTGCCGGACGTGCCGGTGCTCTTCCTTACCGCGAAGGACGCCCTCGAGGACCGGATCGCCGGGCTGACGGCGGGCGGTGACGACTACGTCACCAAGCCGTTCAGCCTGGAGGAGGTCGTCGCGCGGCTGCGCGGGCTGATACGCCGCTCCGGTGCCGCCGACCGGCGCTCGGAATCCGTGCTGGTCGTCGGCGACCTCACCCTCGACGAGGACAGCCACGAGGTGACCCGGGCCGGGGACGGCATCCACCTGACCGCGACCGAGTTCGAGCTGCTGCGGTTCCTGATGCGCAATCCGCGGCGCGTGCTCAGCAAGGCGCAGATCCTCGACCGCGTGTGGTCGTACGACTTCGGCGGCCAGGCCAATGTCGTCGAGCTCTACATCTCCTATCTGAGGCGGAAGATCGACGCCGGGCGCGAGCCGATGATCCACACGCGGCGCGGCGCCGGATACCTGATCAAGCCCGCGGCGTCATGA
- a CDS encoding bifunctional glycosyltransferase family 2/GtrA family protein: protein MRTDSSPGTLPAREHLPAAPAGTPVLDVVVPVYNEEKDLQPCVRRLHEHLDRTFPYAFRITIADNASTDTTPQVARQLAAQIPEVTTFRLEQKGRGRALRAVWSASDAPVLAYMDVDLSTDLNALLPLVAPLISGHSDLAIGSRLARSSRVVRGPKREFISRAYNLILRGSLQARFSDAQCGFKAIRRDVARILLPLVEDTGWFFDTEMLVLAERAGLRIHEVPVDWVDDPDSTVHIVKTATDDLKGVWRVGRALATGSLPLDRLARPFGDDPRDRDIEDVPTGLARQLVGFCVVGVLSTLFYLLLYSGFRVFTGSQTANALALLVSAVANTAANRRLTFGVRGRGGAVRHQAQGLVVFGIGLALTSGSLAALNAATSEPAHSTELAVLVAANLAATVLRFLLFRAWVFPDRREDAPAPAAAPSCDTTPCRAGDVADSWRDATVQLLPVRPHDTDARDLR, encoded by the coding sequence ATGCGAACCGACTCTTCTCCCGGCACCCTGCCGGCGCGGGAGCACCTCCCGGCCGCACCAGCCGGTACGCCTGTCCTGGACGTAGTGGTCCCCGTCTACAACGAGGAGAAGGACCTCCAGCCGTGCGTCCGCAGACTGCACGAGCACCTCGACCGGACGTTCCCGTACGCGTTCCGCATCACGATCGCGGACAACGCCTCCACGGACACCACCCCGCAGGTGGCGCGGCAACTGGCGGCGCAGATTCCCGAGGTGACCACCTTCCGCCTGGAGCAGAAGGGGCGCGGCCGGGCCCTGCGGGCCGTCTGGTCGGCCTCGGACGCCCCGGTCCTCGCCTACATGGACGTGGACCTGTCCACCGACCTCAACGCCCTGCTCCCGCTGGTGGCGCCGCTGATCTCCGGCCACTCGGACCTCGCGATCGGCTCCCGGCTGGCCCGCAGTTCGCGGGTGGTGCGCGGACCCAAGCGGGAGTTCATCAGCCGGGCCTACAACCTCATCCTGCGCGGCTCGCTCCAGGCGCGGTTCTCGGACGCCCAGTGCGGCTTCAAGGCGATCCGCCGGGACGTGGCGCGGATACTGCTGCCGCTCGTCGAGGACACCGGCTGGTTCTTCGACACCGAGATGCTGGTGCTCGCCGAGCGCGCGGGGCTGCGGATCCACGAGGTGCCGGTCGACTGGGTCGACGACCCCGACTCGACCGTGCACATCGTCAAGACAGCGACCGACGACCTCAAGGGCGTGTGGCGGGTCGGCAGGGCTCTGGCCACCGGCTCGCTGCCGCTGGACCGGCTCGCCCGGCCGTTCGGCGACGACCCGCGTGACCGGGACATCGAGGACGTGCCGACGGGACTCGCCCGCCAGCTCGTCGGGTTCTGCGTGGTCGGTGTCCTGTCCACCCTCTTCTATCTGCTGCTCTACAGCGGCTTCCGGGTGTTCACCGGCTCCCAGACCGCCAACGCCCTCGCCCTGCTGGTCTCGGCGGTCGCCAACACCGCGGCCAACCGGCGGCTCACCTTCGGGGTGCGCGGGCGGGGCGGGGCCGTACGGCACCAGGCGCAGGGTCTGGTGGTCTTCGGCATCGGACTCGCCCTGACCAGCGGCTCGCTCGCGGCACTGAACGCGGCGACCTCCGAGCCCGCCCACTCCACCGAACTGGCCGTCCTCGTCGCGGCCAACCTCGCGGCCACCGTGCTGCGCTTTCTTCTCTTCCGGGCTTGGGTGTTCCCGGACCGGCGCGAGGACGCCCCGGCTCCTGCCGCCGCGCCCTCGTGCGACACCACCCCCTGCCGCGCCGGTGACGTCGCGGACTCCTGGCGGGACGCCACCGTGCAGCTGCTGCCGGTACGCCCGCACGACACCGATGCGAGGGACTTGCGATGA